The sequence TACGTTCCCCCAGCTCAGGCATCCGGGACAGCAGACTTGGCAGGACTGGAGGCAGTGGGTGGTGAGAGACTGCGGGGCCACTGATAGAGCGAGATTGGTCAGTGGAGCCCAGTAGGGCTCACTGCACCTGAAACCCCCTCCTAGTGTTAGGGGGCCCTGCTGCGGAGGGAGCGAAAACtggcattaattaattaattacctTCCTGAAGCACAGTCTGGCACTTCCAAATTTGGCACTGCAGGAATGCATTTTAAGAATGGACATGTCAGTAATTGTATCAGCAGAGTGGTGTACTCAGTCTGGAGCGCTGCTGCCCGTTAAAACCGCTTCCTGCAGGGAAGGACGTCCAGGGTGCCCTCCCTGTGAAGGAAAAAAGCAGCTTGTTGGACAAGAGCTGTGTTAAAGCGGCTTTTTGTTTATTGGTTTGTCTGGTTTGGTTTTTGGCAAAAGAAACATCATGAGCGGAAGTATGTATGTGTGAACACACTCAGGCATCTGCACTTCACGGATGGAGTTTTGGGAAGGTGCACACTGAGCTTTTAGCAGAGATTTCCCCAGACCTATCAAGGTGTTAAAATGTAAGATGTTTTACAATGAGCagttattacttttgtaattgaAAGTAAAtcataaaacatgagaaaaatatgtatgtCCTTTGATCTGGCAGTTCCTGGAATTTTATACTGCAAAAATATTTGCACTTACAGGGCAGAAATGCAAGAATATGTGTTGCAGAATCACTTGTGAGAGCTAAATACAAAACAGATTAATAGTCTACGGTGGGGTTTGGATCAGTGGCAGAGGTCCACCCACACCGGGGAAGCGTACGCACCTGCTAAAGACTGCGACCATCTGTCTGTTCTCACAGGAAATCTTGTCCAGGATATTTTATTCTGCCACAAAACCAGAGTAGGAAAATATGGCTGatatgattttattgaaaatgaAGTCTAtttgaaattctgtttttaagaaCCATATAAAACTAGTGTTTCTGTATGGCAAAATAGCTGAATGTGGTTCAACCtaacatatacataaaaaattagGTGAACACCAACCTGTTAACAAGGTGACAGTCTTTGATGAGAAGAGCTATTAGGAATAGTCACTTTTTATATCCCACATTTCCGTAACACTACTAGTTTTTCCCAATCATAATAAAACCAACGATTGTGCAAATGTGCAGCCGGTGCTCACACTCTGATCCTGGCATGAGGGCTGTGgggtctcccccaccccaatacTGAAGAATGAGCAGCAGTCTCCATGGCCCCCAGGCTTCTGGAGGGCCTGCCTCCAGGGACCCTCTCAGAAGGGACGCCACTGGTGCAGCCCGAAGAGAGTTCTGTTGGCGATTTGCTTTGATTGTACCATgttttggagggtggggtggggcacgTGTTTGAGTCAGCATGCTTTTATCCTAAGCGTGTCACACATAAAGCGTTCACTTTAGGATTGAAATACCACACTGAGCAGAGATCCCTTGTCTGCCTCTGATGGGAGCTCGCGGCCCCAGTCACAGGCCAGTTGAGTCTGGAGTAATCATCTGCAGGTTTAaggagaaaacatgaaaaaaaaaatcctggggaTCCCTCGGGCTGTGGGAAAGTGGCCGTCTAGACAATGCGCCTTCCACCACATGTAGGAGATGGGCCAGCCTCCTTCAATTATGCCACCTCTCCCAGAATACAGTTGCTATGAAGTGTCTCAGGAGGAGCCAGCCTCCAACCTAGCCACacctaccccccacccccgcacccCGTGTGCCCCTTTGTGACTTTCTGTAAATCCTGTAGAGGGAGACAAAGCATTGCTTTTCATTCTGAAGGGAAcagaaagggggggaaaaaaaaagcaaaaggcagCTAGATGCCCTGGACTGTTGGCACATCTTGCTTCTCAGGAGTCCCGTGATCCTACTGCATATTGTACTGGGGCAAACGTGTGGGCTGCCAGTGCTCTTTTAAATCAAATGCGTGTTTAATTATTATCCTAGAAGAATATGTTATCATTATACAAAAATTGGGGGTCCAATATGTGTCGCAAGCTTGTTGATAGTGGAGGAGACCTTGCTGAAAGTGAAGCAGGCAGAGCACCTGGATGTGGTCACTGTCTTCCCGAGCTCGTCTGTGTCACACCATGTTTTCCAGCTGGTTTCCCTGCTGGGCTGTTCAGGCTGCTTCACTGTTCGCACCGCAGGATGCACATTTGTCAGTGCATACTCTTTTTGAGGTTTGGTGTGCAATTTTGCCCTTTGTGTAATTCACCTGATTGTCCAGATGCACTGAAATATTTTggctggaggtggggagtggGCTGGTGGAGAACTTAGAGTTGAAAAGGGAATGCTTTCTGAAAAATCATGAAACACTATGACTGCCCACAGGTCCCCGAGACAGCAGCAAGATGGGAATTCTGTACATCTTGGTCCCAAGCATCGCGATCCCCTTGGTCATCGCTTGCCTTTTCTTCTTGGTCTGCATGTGCCGGAACAAACAGAAGGCTTCTGCGTCCACACCACAGCGACGGCCGCTGATGGCGCTGCCCAGCCAGGACATGGAGATGCCGCTCATTGGCCAGCACAAGCAGGTCTCACGCTCACTTTCTCTGTCCAGGTGGCTCTTTGGGGTTCAGCCTCAGGGACTGGTTACCTGTGACCTTCGTTTTCTCTGTTCACTCCATACAGTACACATGATCCTTTTAAACTGTGCttcattttaccatttcttcTCTAAAATATGTCAGGACATGTGTGTCCTTAGAACATAAGCGACAGGCATGATTGGAGCTGCCCGCCCCAGACTCAGTGGGGTGCTCTGTCTACCTAGAACAGGGCTCTGTGCCTGCTGTCGGGTGCTTCGGCCCCGCTCACAGGATGACACAGAAAGAGCTCAAACTGCCCCACAGATTGAGGTCTAATAAATAGAGCATTTTTAAAGGACTGGGACCTGTTTTCTGGCTAGTGTTGGGCTGGgctggttttgctttgttttgttttttatggaaGGCTAGGATAACAGTCTTTTAAGGGAAGCAGGAGAGACGGGTCACCAGGGAGGGGGTGCGGAGGAATCTGAAATGCGACAGATGAGACAGCACAGGCAGCCACAGCAGCTTTAGGTGAAGGGGCTGTAGGCTCGTGGTGAGCTCCGGGGGAGCGTCATTCCCCTCCAGCTTTGCAGGGGCTCTTCAGGGAGGTCAGGGAGAGAGCTGGTCCGTCGGGCTCTTCAGCCAGGAGTCACTGAGTGTTTGCTGTGGGCGCAGAAGTAGTCAGCCTCACGCCTCCCTCTCACCGTGGCTGAGACAGCTGCGGGGTCCTGGGGACCCGGAGCCCCTGTGTGGTGTTCAACTGAGGATCTAATGGAGAGGAAGCCTCGAGCCAGGCCCGTGGAGGCAGCCTCTGGAACAACTGGTCGAACTCCAGAAATGACAAAATTCTGAAAGACAAAGAGTCATGGGAAGGACACCGGGGGGGCCATGAGAAAAAGACGTCACGTTCCACTGTGACGTGGCAGCCGCGTGTCAGGGAGGGgcgggagcagcagcaggagggtGCTGGTGTCTCTGGGGATGGCTGGTGCTCAGAcgaggctgtgtgtgtgtatgtgtgtgcgtgtgtgtgtgcgtgtgtaggTGCACTTGCACGTGCCAGTGGAGAGGAAGTCTGCAGTGGCTTCTCACTGTGTTTGCGAGGGACCTCGCTTGTGGCCTGGCTGGGACCCGTTGAAGGTTCCAGACTGGAAGCAACCTCCTGGCCTCAGAGCCACGTGTCAGAGCACCCAGAGCACCGTGTGCAGGGCAGGCCGAGGCTGGCGTGGGCAGAGCCAGCATGTCTGCACAGGGCTGTGCCTGGGGTGACAACAGGAGGACTCTGCCCCTCCTGGGTGCTCCCAGTGACCCTGCTCTTCCTTCCGGTGTTGCAGGGACAGAATGTTTCACTTGGGGCTCTTCTTCTCTCTCGCAGGCCAAACTCAAAGAGATCAGCCTGTCCACGGTGAGGTTCAtggaggagctgggggaggacCGTTTCGGGAAAGTCTACAAAGGCCATCTGTTCGGCCCAGCCCCAGGGGAGCAGACGCAGGCCGTGGCCATCAAAACGCTGAAGGACAAGGCGGAGGGGCCGCTGCGGGAGGAGTTCCGGCACGAGGCCATGCTGCGGGCGCGGCTGCAGCACCCCAACATTGTCTGCCTGCTGGGCGTGGTCACCAAGGACCAGCCCCTCAGCATGGTCTTCAGTTACTGCCCACATGGCGACCTCCATGAGTTCCTGGTCATGCGATCGCCGCACTCAGACGTGGGCAGCACCGACGACGACCGCACAGTGAAGTCCGCCCTGGAGCCCCCCGACTTCGTGCACGTGGTGGCTCAGATCGCTGCGGGGATGGAGTACCTGTCCAGCCACCACGTGGTCCACAAGGACCTGGCCACCCGCAACGTGCTCGTGTATGACAAGCTGACCGTGAAGATCTCAGACTTGGGCCTCTTCCGGGAGGTGTACTCCGCCGATTACTACAAACTGGTGGGGACCTCACTGCTGCCCATCCGCTGGATGTCCCCTGAGGCCATCATGTACGGCAAGTTCTCCATTGACTCAGACATCTGGTCGTATGGCGTGGTCCTGTGGGAAGTCTTCAGCTATGGCCTGCAGCCCTACTGCGGCTACTCCAACCAGGACGTGGTGGAGATGATCCGGAACCGGCAGGTGCTGCCCTGCCCCGACGACTGCCCCGCCTGGGTGTACGCCCTCATGATCGAGTGCTGGCACGAGTTCCCCAGCCGGAGGCCCCGCTTCAAGGACATCCACAGCCGGCTGCGTGCCTGGGGCAACCTCTCCAGCTACAACAGCTCAGCGCAGACCTCAGGAGCCAGCAACACCACGCAGACCAGCTCGCTGAGCACGAGCCCCGTGAGCAACGTGAGCAACGCCCGCTATGTGGGGCCCAAGCAGAAGGCCCAGCCCTTCCCGCAGCCCCAGTTCATCCCCATGAAGGGCCAGATCAGACCCATggtgcccccaccccagctctacATCCCCGTCAATGGATACCAGCCGGTGCCGGCCTATGGGGCCTACCTGCCCAACTTCTACCCAGTCCAGATCCCCGTGCAGATGGCCCCACAGCAGGTGCCGCCTCAGATGGTCCCCAAGCCCAGCTCACACCACAGTGGCAGTGGCTCCACAAGTACAGGCTACGTCACCACCGCCCCCTCCAACACATCCGTGGCGGACAGGGCAGCCCTGCTCTCAGAGGGCACTGAGGATGCACAGAACCTCCCAGAAGACGTGGCCCAGAGCCCCGTGCaggaagcagaggaggaggaggaaggctcTGTCCCTGAGACTGAACTGCTGGGAGACAATGACACTCTGCAGGGGGATGAGGCCCAAGTCCAGATAGAGGCCTGAGGGGAGAAGCCCCGCTGTGACTCCACAGGGACTTCAGCCCCCTTTGAGAAGACACCAAATGTAGCAGTCACAAGAGTCCTGGGGACAGTGGGCCAGACCGCAAGTGAAGCCTCGCTCCTCTCCGGTCATCGATCTGACACACACAGCTGCTACTGTGGCTCCTGTTTTGTCAGTGGCCATCTTAGTCAACGGCACCCAAGCTGGGGAAGAGTCCCATTGGCACGACATCCTCACGGCGGCCCTCAGTGCTGGTGGTAGGTCGGCAGTGAGCGGCACATGCTTTGCAAGAAAACAGTGGCCTCTTCGCTCAGTGTTGTATAAGATCGGATATTTCAAAATGTGAGTAGAACAGGCCTGCCAAAGGCAGCCAGGAGGCGCCGCGGGCTCTGAGATTCCCAGTGCCTGGCCTGTTGGTCTGAGGCTGGAGGCGGCTGTTTCCCTCTGCGGCATCCCTGCCTGTAGCAGCCACAGATGGTGGGGACAGGACACCACCGCCTGCTAGGCTCCAAAGAGAAAGGGAAGTTCCCTGTGTTAAAACAAAACGTGCcttttttgtgaaatgttttaattatacTGCATGTGTATTTTGCCCACTTTTCTGGAATTCGAGGGAAAGTGTTTCTTGGGTttggaatgttcaaggaaagcaATATTGTACAGAACacagtattgttattttttctaaGAATTGTGTACAGACCTTAAATGTAATTTATACGTCCTTTCATATGCCATTTTCATCAATGTATTTTGATCTTAAAATAATGACTTAGTAATTTAACTGCTTACGTTATCCACTGTGGGATACTGTCTCGTTGTGTTTGGGGTTTGCTCACTTTGGTTCCACGTGGAGGCGAGGTCCCTTCATGTCAGCACGCCTGTCACACGGCAGCCCACGGGCATGTCGTCTGTATCCTGCACACTTTGTCTATCCCATTTGTAAACCCCACACCTGGTGTATCCaataaagcaaaacagaacaTCTGATTGCTCTCTTGGAGGCTGCGAGGTACCGGGCAGGGGAGGTGCGTGCTGGGTGAAGGAGGTGCTGGCCGGGGATGGTTTTGGCTGAGACTTTCAGTGGGTTTGAGAGCTTCACAGGAGACCAGCCATGCCAGTGTGGGACTGACAGGGACTTGACCATGCCAGGGTGGGTCGACATTGGCTGACAAACGATGGAAGTAAGTTCCATTGCTTTTCTCTGTTAAGTTCTCCAGTGGGAATTAATTGCAGATGATGGGTAGATGGTCTTTGGTTTTAAACCTGTCCCCTCCTGAGGTACATGAACCCCTGACATTTTTAGACCTCCTTTGCCacctgcccagggctgcctgtACCCCCATGCCATCTGCAGTGTGGTGGCTGAGCCAGGGTCGCCTGACAGGTCAGCAGCTCGAGGGCATCCAGATGGGGAAGGGGGCAGTGTAACATAGCCCCCCAACAACCCCTGCTGCTCCCAGGCCAGGCTCATTTCCCTGACACGGCGTGCGGGTTTTCCCTGCTTATTGGAGTGGGTCCAGAACACTGTAAATTCACAAGCTGTGGATTTCCTTCAGGTGGAGCGATGGTCCTTTAGCCTGCGTCACATGCTCCTTCAGGGCTTGTTACAAAGCCAGTGCTGCCTCCCTGCTTCCAAGTCTGGCTCGGCAGGGCTGGGTGGTTGAGAATGTGCGTTTCTTAAAGAGTGCACATGACTGCTGCTGGCACCAGCCGGGGACCATGTGCCAAGACCCACTGGTCTCAGCACAGGAGCTCGACCCAGATGATGAACTCCACCCCAGTCCTCCTTCACTACATAAATTAAATTCAGTTGACTCACTCGCGTTGTGGTGAGGCATACGGAGTCCCAGGGGCTGTGTAGCTGGTTTGGGGGTAAGGAGCACTCCCTGGGGCAGAGACCCACTTCTGACAGCAAGTCTCCTCACCTGGAGCAGATCCTGCAAGCTAGGTCCACAAACTGACTGTCTCCAGCCCCTCACGTCATCCTCAACTGTAGGTTTATCCTGTGgtagaaaaggaaaagtaatatCTTTTCCTTACCCGTTGCAAGGTTCGTGGCTGAGGCTTCTActacaaaagacagattaacaagagaaaagcatagcaACTTACTTAATATGTTTTATATGACACTGgtgccttcagaaatgaagacccaaagcaGGGACACCTGTGTATTTTTATACTAAGTCTGATGAAGAAGTGGACTGTAGCGCAAAAGGGTGATTGGGCAAAGGGGGTGCAGCTAATGGTGATCAACTGAGGGACGcacaaggcctgtttgttcagattctcctCTGtgccctgtgtcttcagagacaAGGAGGTTTCTTCCCTCTGCGCACAGGGAAGGCAGTTCTTGAAACAGGGTCTTATGACCATGACCTGCTTCCGAAGAAGGTCAGAGGACTCTTACGGCCTGCACCAGGGAGAAAGACGGAAGGAGGGCAGAGACTTCCTGCTTCTGCAGTTCGCTCAGATGCCAAGGTGCCATGTATGGGAGTAGCGTGTCCTGACCCCATCCCAGCTCCCCCTCACGCCCCAGCTTAGCATGGTGCCACCCACCGCTGCtgtttgaatgtccctccaaaactcacgttgAAGTTCAGTTGCCGTTGTGAtgatggtgttaagaggtggTTAGGCCATGAGGGTTCCGCTCCTACGAGTGGATTAATGTTGTCATGTAGGGAGTGGGTTGTACACTGTTTTGCCCTCTTGCCTTATGCCTGTTGTCACCAGGGGCTGCTGCCGttctcttggacttcccagcctccagaactgtgacccaaataaatttctgtttattataaatacccagtgtggtattctgttaaagcagcATGAGACAGACTAAGACACCCGCGCACAAGTAAATAAAACGTTTTTATGTGCATCCTAAAGTTAGGTTGCATATTAAAGGGACTTGAGTTAAATGGAGTCACTTCTCTTTTCCACTGATCTGAAAGAGGAACTCGTTTTGTCTCTAATTTGGTACACCTGATGGTTTAACTGTTCTGTCGAGACCTGAGAGTGAAACATGGGAAATAGCCTTTGGCCACCTTCTGCACAGACGGGGAAGCCAGCCTCAGCCACCTCCGCTTACCGTCACTCAGCCCCGAAACGAACCGGGGCTGCAGGCGGCTGACGGCACCACACGCTGCAGCAGTGGAGACTCCTGGCGAAGCGTGGGGAGGCATTCTTGGCAGGGTGGGAAAAGTTTTTGTCTGGGGGACCTCTTTTGGCTAAATATAGCATCTGGGCTATCATTCATTCTAACTGTAAAATCCTGATGcatctttaaaattattgagCGTTTGAAGTTCCTGCAATTGAACAGGAGTGGCTTAGCTGAGCTGCTCCAGTGGATTCTGGAGCTGATTTGCTCAGTCAGGTCGATGTCACAGTAACATGTCATCCACATCTGTGCCCATAAAAGGAGATTTGCAGAGCTACTGAGTAACTCACTTACATGTAATGGAGTTTTAATCAAGCTGTGCAAGCCACAAATATATTTTGCACACCTTATATTTTTTGATAGATGATAATTGTCAAAATTGTCAGCATTGGGTAAATTTTTCTGTCCTAATTGAGGATGTGTGACTAAATACTCCAGCACACAAGAGTTTCCAACTAACTCGGGAAAATCTCTTGTTCTCTCAACATGGAAACACTGTCTAAATACACTCCCTTTAGATTTAGTTCGACCTCACAATTCAATGATTGATAGCTATTTTCGGACAGTTTGTGATTTTACAACCATGTTTGAAACAACCCTTACACAGGCATTGCTTCTACGTGAATGTTTCTTAcaggaacatttaaaatcttttttgaagttttattttgtttgtaattgACACATAGTTGTACCTATTTATGGGGTCCAGTGTGATGTTTCTATCATGCACACgctgtgtaatgatcaaatcatcaTATCTGGCCTATCCATCACatcaaacatttgttatttctttgtgagGAGGACGTTGAAAATCCTCACTCTCCTAGCTGTTTTGAAACACACAACACAATACTGAGAACTGTGGACCCCGCTGTGCAGACGTCAGAGCTGCTGCCTCCCATCTCGCTGTGACAGTACCACTGAGCGCCCTGTCCCCAGCTTCTGGCAGCCACTATTGCACTCTCTGCTTCTACGGGTCGCCTTCTGCAGATTTCCCCACACGAGTGGAACCAAGCAGTATTCATCCTGTGTCTGCTTTTTTTCGCTTACCATGATATCTTCCAGTTTCACCCGTGTTGCTGgagatgacaggatttcattccttttactgctgagtagtattccactgtgtatatacaccacgttttctttatacattcatccGCTGGGCACTGACGCTGATGAAATCATTCTTgagatgaacttttaaaaggggTTGTGCCAAAGGAAATTTACTTCCAAGTGATTTCTTTAAACGCCTCTTAACCACAGTTAGTCCGTGTGAACTTTCTAAGATTAGTTCAACTCCACACCCCACCCACCTTTTTACCTTCCACATTCCCCAAAGTAGTAGAGACTGTAACTATTACTCGGCCTGCTTACTAGGGCTAAATAATGGGCTCTTGAAATAAGAGAGTAATGCTTTATTTAGGTAGAGAAGGCCTGATTTTGGTTTACCTAGCACCAGCTGTAAAGAAAAGAACATGAGCCGAATTGCCAAATGTTTAAACTTAGGAGAGTGGAGTCTTTACAGAATTGTATTTCTTGTTCAGTTTAGCTTGACTTATCTAATTACTGAATAGCCAGTACGTTCCTATAGTTCAAAAACACCACGGGAAGTCCGGTCCCTCATTTGCTCCGACTCCCCCCCCTTCAGGTAACGAGTGTCCCTTGTTTCCTGGGGATCTTCTCAGAGTTTCTTTGTGCATGTGCAAGTAATCGCACGAGGTGGGCGGTACCTCAAGCAGTTCGTGGAGATGAAGAGATGACAACAGCCTCTGCATGAACTCTCTGAAGACCTGTGTAACTATGTGTCCTATACTCACGCCTCTTACTTTCTGCAAAAATGGTACATTCTTCACAAGTTGCTTTCTGCCTTGCTTTGAGCAGTGCATCTGGGCGACCTCGGAGCTTTGCTGGATAGGGGGACTTCTGGGTTCTTCAGTGTCCCGGCAGGGGCGGGCCCTCCTTTGTGGGATCCATTGCTCACTGATGGCTGTTCATGTGGCTTCCCTCTGTCACTGTTACAAACGGTGTTGCTCTGGAGGGTCTGCATGTGCCTGGCCGCAGGGGTGGGGGCGAGCGTCAGGCACACACAGCATCGCTGGGCTTGCCATGCTCGGCCAGCGCCGGCTGCCCCGTGCCATCTGTGAGTGCCGGACCCCCAGCCCCGGAGTGCTGCTCCCCTGCGGGCGGGGGTGTCCCCACCTGAGGCACCTGCTCACAAAGGGGCCGGAGAAATGGGTGGCTCAGCTCTGACGCGTGCTCTTATGATGACAGCCCAGGTTAGCATTTTGAACTCAtc comes from Cynocephalus volans isolate mCynVol1 chromosome 6, mCynVol1.pri, whole genome shotgun sequence and encodes:
- the ROR2 gene encoding tyrosine-protein kinase transmembrane receptor ROR2, translating into MARGSACGPAVWAVAALLLSAPRASGEVEIPDPNDALGQLDGQDSPIPTLKGYFLNFLEPVNNITIVQGQTAILHCKVAGNPPPNVRWLKNDAPVVQEPRRIIIRKTEYGSRLRIQDLDTTDTGYYQCVATNGVKTITATGVLFVRLGPTHSPNHNFQDDYHEDGFCQPYRGIACARFIGNRTIYVDSLQMQGEIENRITAAFTMIGTSTHLSDQCSQFAIPSFCHFVFPLCDARSRAPKPRELCRDECEVLESDLCRQEYTIARSNPLILMRLQLPKCEALPVPESPDAANCMRIGIPAERLGRYHQCYNGSGADYRGTASTTKSGHQCQPWAQQHPHSHHLSSTDFPELGGGHAYCRNPGGQMEGPWCFTQNKNVRMELCDVPSCSPRDSSKMGILYILVPSIAIPLVIACLFFLVCMCRNKQKASASTPQRRPLMALPSQDMEMPLIGQHKQAKLKEISLSTVRFMEELGEDRFGKVYKGHLFGPAPGEQTQAVAIKTLKDKAEGPLREEFRHEAMLRARLQHPNIVCLLGVVTKDQPLSMVFSYCPHGDLHEFLVMRSPHSDVGSTDDDRTVKSALEPPDFVHVVAQIAAGMEYLSSHHVVHKDLATRNVLVYDKLTVKISDLGLFREVYSADYYKLVGTSLLPIRWMSPEAIMYGKFSIDSDIWSYGVVLWEVFSYGLQPYCGYSNQDVVEMIRNRQVLPCPDDCPAWVYALMIECWHEFPSRRPRFKDIHSRLRAWGNLSSYNSSAQTSGASNTTQTSSLSTSPVSNVSNARYVGPKQKAQPFPQPQFIPMKGQIRPMVPPPQLYIPVNGYQPVPAYGAYLPNFYPVQIPVQMAPQQVPPQMVPKPSSHHSGSGSTSTGYVTTAPSNTSVADRAALLSEGTEDAQNLPEDVAQSPVQEAEEEEEGSVPETELLGDNDTLQGDEAQVQIEA